In Thermus tengchongensis, a genomic segment contains:
- a CDS encoding MerR family transcriptional regulator — MDHSEGEDLGQTLLPPHLAARALGVSPATLRRYAALWEERVAPLPRDPRGGRLWPTEAVARLQAAREVHLREGIPLEEALARVQGDFPAAGLALPSEGEALALLRDLAERLERVEGELRALREENARLREVLKALEPPVSEATLRRRPWWRFWGR; from the coding sequence ATGGACCACTCGGAAGGGGAAGACCTCGGCCAGACCCTCCTGCCCCCCCACCTGGCCGCCCGGGCCCTGGGGGTCTCCCCGGCCACCCTCCGGCGCTACGCCGCCCTGTGGGAGGAACGGGTAGCCCCCCTGCCCCGGGATCCTCGGGGGGGCCGGCTCTGGCCCACGGAGGCCGTGGCCCGCCTCCAGGCGGCCAGGGAGGTCCACCTTCGGGAGGGGATCCCCCTGGAGGAGGCCCTGGCCCGGGTCCAGGGGGACTTCCCGGCCGCCGGCCTCGCCCTCCCCTCCGAGGGGGAGGCCCTGGCCCTCCTCCGGGACCTGGCCGAGCGGCTGGAGCGGGTGGAGGGGGAGCTCCGGGCCCTGCGGGAGGAGAACGCCCGCCTCAGGGAGGTCCTGAAGGCCCTGGAGCCCCCGGTCAGCGAAGCTACCTTGAGGAGGCGGCCCTGGTGGCGGTTCTGGGGGCGGTGA
- a CDS encoding DUF2283 domain-containing protein translates to MRITYDPEADALYIAFGEGPATVEEVAPGVALDWDREGRLLGIEILDASRRLSDPRALSRLLLEALPTWEKAGA, encoded by the coding sequence ATGCGAATCACCTACGACCCGGAAGCCGATGCCCTCTACATCGCCTTCGGGGAGGGCCCCGCCACGGTGGAGGAGGTAGCCCCGGGGGTAGCCCTGGACTGGGACAGGGAGGGAAGGCTCTTGGGGATTGAGATCCTGGACGCCAGCCGGCGCCTCTCGGACCCCAGGGCCCTCTCTCGCCTCCTCTTGGAGGCCCTCCCCACCTGGGAGAAGGCGGGGGCCTAG
- a CDS encoding DUF4258 domain-containing protein, which translates to MREKPVRLTAHARMRLARGATQEEVERAIREAPWAPALEGRWSATLEFPFAGEWNGRRYNAKQVRPIFVEEEDALVVITVYVYFLPKGGL; encoded by the coding sequence GTGCGGGAGAAGCCCGTCCGGCTCACCGCCCACGCTCGTATGCGCCTCGCCCGAGGAGCCACCCAGGAAGAGGTGGAGCGGGCCATACGGGAAGCCCCCTGGGCGCCAGCCCTGGAGGGAAGGTGGAGCGCCACCCTAGAGTTCCCTTTCGCGGGGGAGTGGAACGGTCGGCGCTACAATGCCAAGCAGGTTCGGCCCATCTTCGTGGAGGAAGAGGACGCCTTAGTGGTCATCACCGTTTACGTCTACTTCCTGCCCAAGGGGGGTCTCTGA
- a CDS encoding ATP-binding protein: protein MALIKRERMKKLGTVSSSPYTGSPTYTTAPVHIEAGYDPPLGTFVLIDRDEDGALFHYGRIVQAVEENTKADPWRLQRGVAYGLEEHRSTRFDDHSPYRARVARVELLGELILDEEGRLLDVREATLLPRTGASVFELPVDLIPLLLGASLGKESLFLGRVRSGQEAAEFRLPLEAVPRHIAVVGRTGVGKSYAAHVFVEELTDKEIPVVSFDVLGDAIEMTRSLGGLNLKAGEDFKVAYSIIGLSEFLSFVPNLTKDQSELVALAYDEIFGKALDQLKREGTIQIPLQELLDRIRSLASAFGQVSVGERAVRRVEVAVRRSPLLEDKLSDWPQKLRSYPIVNVYVGHLGQEDRNLIVGASARLLQILRRNNFIPPFVLLVDEAHLFLPGGGETTPSTRVIRELVRTARHDAIGIVLITQSPSSMDKQALLTCNTRIVFALDREDLRLISGMLGDLSEDVVERIARLPKGRAIVVSGADILRHPVEVEIRTRKTPEGAPTPNMAEEVRRWKEEKTKNSGKRF, encoded by the coding sequence ATGGCATTGATCAAAAGGGAACGGATGAAGAAACTTGGGACGGTGAGTTCGTCTCCCTACACGGGCTCACCGACCTACACCACGGCCCCCGTCCATATTGAGGCGGGTTACGATCCCCCCCTTGGAACCTTTGTTCTCATCGATAGGGACGAGGACGGCGCGCTTTTCCACTACGGACGGATTGTTCAGGCCGTTGAGGAGAACACAAAAGCCGACCCGTGGCGGCTCCAACGCGGGGTAGCATACGGACTGGAGGAGCACCGATCGACCCGATTCGACGATCACTCCCCGTACCGGGCGCGCGTGGCCCGGGTAGAGCTGTTGGGCGAGCTTATCCTTGATGAAGAAGGTAGATTACTAGACGTTAGGGAAGCAACTCTGCTACCTCGCACTGGCGCATCGGTTTTCGAGCTACCCGTTGACCTCATTCCGCTCCTCCTTGGCGCGTCCCTTGGAAAAGAGAGCCTCTTCTTGGGAAGGGTGCGCTCAGGGCAAGAAGCCGCCGAATTTCGCTTGCCTCTCGAGGCCGTACCTCGCCACATCGCAGTTGTCGGTCGCACGGGCGTGGGGAAAAGTTACGCAGCTCACGTCTTTGTGGAAGAACTGACGGATAAGGAAATCCCCGTAGTTTCGTTCGATGTCCTTGGTGACGCCATCGAAATGACTCGATCCCTAGGGGGGCTTAACCTCAAGGCAGGTGAAGACTTCAAAGTCGCGTACTCGATCATCGGTCTCTCTGAGTTTCTATCCTTTGTGCCTAATCTGACCAAGGACCAGTCAGAGCTGGTGGCTTTGGCCTACGATGAAATCTTTGGGAAGGCCCTCGACCAACTGAAAAGAGAAGGAACCATTCAGATCCCCCTCCAAGAGTTACTCGACCGGATCCGTAGTTTGGCCTCAGCATTTGGCCAAGTAAGTGTAGGGGAGCGTGCTGTCCGAAGGGTCGAGGTAGCGGTGAGGCGCTCGCCTCTGCTGGAGGATAAGTTGTCGGATTGGCCGCAAAAGTTGCGTAGCTACCCTATTGTTAACGTCTATGTTGGCCACTTAGGCCAAGAGGATCGCAACTTAATCGTAGGGGCTTCCGCCCGTCTGTTGCAGATTCTAAGACGGAATAATTTTATTCCCCCCTTTGTCCTTCTCGTTGACGAAGCCCACCTCTTCCTGCCGGGAGGCGGCGAGACAACCCCTTCGACCCGTGTGATCCGAGAGCTGGTCCGCACTGCTCGTCACGACGCCATCGGGATTGTCCTCATTACGCAAAGCCCTTCGTCGATGGACAAGCAAGCACTGCTTACCTGCAACACACGGATTGTTTTCGCCCTAGACCGCGAGGATCTACGGCTCATCTCCGGGATGCTTGGCGACCTCTCTGAGGACGTGGTGGAGAGGATCGCCAGGCTGCCTAAGGGACGCGCCATCGTTGTTTCCGGGGCAGACATACTTCGGCACCCTGTCGAGGTGGAAATCCGGACGCGGAAAACTCCGGAGGGGGCACCTACACCAAATATGGCCGAGGAGGTACGTCGATGGAAAGAGGAAAAGACAAAGAACTCCGGGAAGCGATTCTGA